Proteins co-encoded in one Rhodopirellula bahusiensis genomic window:
- a CDS encoding rhodanese-like domain-containing protein, protein MSNDSALPLEITVADLDEMRTRGDDFVLLDVRETAEYETARIEGSKLLPMSVIQERLAELDDHRQDHIVVQCHHGGRSMQVTQFLQSQGFEKVQNLAGGIDQWSQQIDSSVPRY, encoded by the coding sequence ATGTCAAACGATTCCGCCCTGCCGCTTGAAATCACCGTCGCTGATCTGGACGAAATGCGAACTCGCGGGGACGACTTCGTGTTGCTGGATGTGCGTGAAACAGCCGAGTACGAAACGGCCCGCATCGAAGGATCAAAGCTCCTGCCGATGAGTGTGATCCAAGAACGTTTGGCTGAACTGGACGACCATCGCCAGGACCACATCGTCGTGCAGTGTCATCACGGTGGCCGCAGCATGCAGGTGACTCAGTTCCTGCAGTCCCAAGGGTTCGAAAAAGTCCAAAACCTGGCCGGCGGAATCGATCAATGGTCCCAGCAGATCGATTCATCGGTTCCTCGGTATTGA
- a CDS encoding ribonuclease D, giving the protein MNYESIETPTQFAQFCDDIVDEPVIGFDTEFVSEDCYRPELCLVQVAAGKHLAVIDPYTVGDTKPFWDILTDDQIEPGSRVVIAHAAREEIRFAYRYTGRPISGLFDTQLAAGFVGIEYPASLATLVQKLVGQTLPKGETRTNWRHRPLTKDQLTYALHDVTTLAEMHSKLVADVEALDRVAWLDEETDRLQKKVIDAEESENWQRVSGSSGLKPRQLEIIRHLWRWREEIARSKNRLPRRVMRDDLMVELAKKGSPDVKKIRNIRGMERRGYNDQYDEIGAAIAAALDVPDEHLPRRTRGRSRSASPMLSQFLSTSIACISRQQKLAPAIVGNSDDVKELLSYELDPRRGTPTPSLLKGWRGDIVGTAFRKILRGELAIRVADTSEQQPLEFVECEGSAQPDA; this is encoded by the coding sequence GTGAACTACGAATCCATCGAAACGCCCACGCAGTTCGCTCAATTTTGCGATGACATTGTGGATGAACCGGTCATCGGCTTCGACACAGAATTCGTTTCCGAGGATTGCTATCGGCCTGAACTTTGTTTGGTCCAAGTCGCCGCGGGGAAACACCTCGCGGTGATCGATCCGTACACGGTCGGCGACACCAAACCGTTTTGGGACATCCTGACCGACGACCAGATTGAACCAGGCAGCCGAGTCGTGATTGCGCACGCTGCACGCGAGGAAATTCGGTTCGCGTATCGGTACACAGGCCGGCCTATCTCAGGGTTGTTCGACACTCAGTTGGCTGCCGGATTTGTTGGGATCGAGTACCCCGCTTCGTTGGCGACTCTGGTTCAAAAATTGGTGGGGCAAACGCTTCCCAAAGGTGAAACGCGAACGAATTGGCGTCACCGGCCGCTGACGAAAGATCAATTGACATACGCGTTGCACGACGTGACGACGCTCGCGGAGATGCATTCCAAACTGGTGGCCGATGTCGAAGCACTCGATCGTGTCGCTTGGTTGGATGAAGAAACGGATCGGCTGCAAAAGAAAGTCATCGACGCGGAAGAAAGTGAGAACTGGCAACGCGTCAGCGGCAGTTCTGGTTTGAAACCGCGGCAATTGGAAATCATTCGCCACCTGTGGCGTTGGCGAGAAGAGATCGCTCGCAGCAAGAACCGTTTGCCTCGCCGCGTGATGCGGGATGACTTGATGGTCGAATTGGCCAAAAAAGGATCGCCCGACGTCAAGAAAATCCGCAACATTCGCGGCATGGAACGGCGTGGGTACAACGATCAATACGACGAAATTGGGGCCGCCATCGCAGCAGCGCTCGACGTTCCCGACGAACACTTGCCGCGTCGAACTCGTGGACGCTCGCGGAGTGCTTCGCCGATGTTGAGCCAATTTCTATCCACCTCGATCGCTTGCATCAGCCGCCAGCAGAAACTGGCACCCGCCATCGTTGGCAATTCCGATGATGTCAAAGAGTTGCTATCGTACGAATTGGATCCGCGTCGTGGAACACCGACCCCATCGCTGCTGAAGGGATGGCGCGGTGACATCGTTGGAACCGCGTTCCGAAAAATCTTGCGGGGCGAACTTGCTATCCGTGTCGCCGACACCAGCGAGCAACAACCGCTCGAGTTTGTTGAGTGCGAAGGTTCCGCCCAGCCGGACGCCTGA
- a CDS encoding NAD(+) synthase: MTSSNELNFPKQRRQHGFYRIATVSPKVVVADPAANAAETIACMDAIAQQSDPDLILFPELGQSAYTCGDLFATHTLLDASLDALRRIATHTQTCRATVIVGLPLRVGTSVMNVAAVVRDGFIRGLVPKSFLPNYREFYEARHFLAASKTDPTTVRIDSQDIPFGTDLLFRDGSATLAIEICEDLWVPVPPSSHAAIAGANVIANLSASNELVGKAQWRRDLVVSQSGRLIAAYAYASAGGGESTSDLVFGGHCLVAENGALIGESRRIGDTDDEDLPVQTELIRDVDLQRLDHDRRVVGSFDDFQSSLPRPYRTVELERRQTEPNVASTADANTGVAESTQLLRRVDPHPFVPDDRSKREERCAEILAIQTAGLVKRLQQLPADLPLTIGISGGLDSTLALLVAVSAVDQLKRDRKVIDAIIMPGFGTTQHTNDSATQLVQGLGVTSESIDIRPLALRTFLDIGHSPLGLSIDASTDVEELQSRLQRVDADATDLKFENVQARLRTMLLMSRGFVLGTGDLSEQALGWSTYNGDHMSMYNVNASVPKTLVRYLVQYAADHRYRKSLHETLHRIADTPISPELLPPTEDGEIRQNTEASIGPYELHDFFLYHFVRGGCDVAKMCFLAKQTEFNTPHSDDVIEATAETFVRRFFQNQFKRNCVPDGPKIGSVSLSPRGDWRMPADASSAAFLD, encoded by the coding sequence TTGACTTCTTCGAACGAATTGAATTTTCCCAAGCAGCGACGACAGCACGGGTTCTACCGAATCGCGACCGTGTCGCCAAAAGTCGTGGTGGCCGATCCCGCTGCCAATGCAGCGGAGACGATCGCCTGCATGGATGCGATCGCCCAGCAATCCGATCCGGATCTGATATTGTTCCCGGAACTTGGACAGTCCGCGTACACCTGCGGCGACTTATTCGCTACCCACACATTGCTGGATGCAAGCCTGGACGCACTTAGGAGAATTGCGACGCACACTCAAACGTGTCGCGCCACCGTGATCGTTGGCTTGCCACTTCGGGTCGGCACCAGCGTCATGAATGTCGCCGCGGTGGTCCGAGATGGATTCATCCGCGGCTTGGTGCCCAAGTCGTTCTTGCCCAACTACCGCGAATTTTATGAGGCGAGACATTTCCTAGCGGCATCGAAAACGGACCCAACAACGGTGCGGATCGATTCACAGGACATCCCCTTCGGTACCGACCTGCTTTTTCGCGACGGCTCGGCGACGCTCGCGATTGAGATCTGCGAAGACCTTTGGGTGCCTGTGCCACCAAGCAGCCATGCAGCAATCGCTGGCGCAAACGTGATTGCAAATCTATCAGCCAGCAACGAATTGGTCGGCAAAGCCCAATGGCGTCGTGATTTGGTCGTCAGCCAATCCGGCCGATTGATCGCGGCGTATGCTTATGCATCTGCGGGCGGTGGCGAATCGACCAGCGATTTGGTCTTTGGCGGACACTGCTTGGTCGCCGAAAACGGTGCGCTGATTGGCGAGTCGCGACGGATCGGCGATACCGACGACGAAGACTTGCCAGTGCAAACCGAACTGATTCGCGATGTGGATTTGCAGCGACTCGATCATGATCGACGTGTCGTTGGTTCATTCGATGACTTTCAGTCGTCGTTGCCGCGACCGTATCGGACGGTAGAGCTGGAGCGGCGGCAAACGGAACCGAACGTTGCCTCCACAGCTGACGCGAACACCGGAGTGGCTGAGTCAACTCAACTACTCCGGCGAGTGGATCCGCACCCGTTTGTTCCTGACGATCGATCCAAACGCGAAGAGCGGTGTGCAGAAATCCTGGCGATCCAAACCGCTGGTTTGGTCAAACGATTGCAGCAACTGCCTGCTGATTTGCCACTGACGATTGGTATTTCCGGCGGACTCGACAGCACGCTGGCCTTGTTGGTCGCGGTCTCTGCCGTGGACCAACTGAAACGAGACCGCAAGGTGATCGATGCGATCATCATGCCTGGATTTGGAACCACCCAGCACACCAACGACAGTGCGACTCAATTGGTCCAAGGATTGGGCGTGACATCGGAGAGCATCGATATCCGGCCACTCGCGTTGCGAACTTTTCTGGACATCGGCCATTCACCGCTGGGGCTCTCCATCGATGCGTCAACGGATGTGGAAGAGCTTCAATCGCGACTACAGAGGGTCGATGCTGACGCGACGGATTTGAAGTTTGAAAATGTCCAGGCTCGCCTTCGAACGATGCTGCTAATGAGCCGCGGCTTTGTGCTTGGCACGGGAGACTTGTCCGAACAGGCGTTGGGGTGGAGCACCTACAACGGCGACCACATGTCGATGTACAACGTCAACGCATCCGTACCAAAAACGCTGGTGCGTTACTTGGTTCAATACGCCGCGGACCATCGCTATCGCAAATCGCTGCACGAGACACTTCACAGGATTGCCGACACACCAATTTCACCGGAGCTTTTGCCTCCGACCGAAGATGGCGAGATCCGGCAAAACACCGAGGCCTCGATCGGGCCTTATGAGCTGCACGATTTTTTCCTCTACCACTTTGTGCGAGGCGGTTGCGACGTTGCGAAAATGTGTTTCTTGGCAAAGCAAACCGAGTTCAATACTCCGCATTCGGATGATGTGATCGAGGCAACAGCGGAAACCTTTGTCCGACGTTTTTTCCAGAATCAATTCAAACGCAACTGTGTTCCGGACGGCCCAAAGATCGGCTCAGTCAGTTTGTCGCCTCGAGGCGACTGGCGGATGCCGGCGGACGCATCGAGCGCCGCATTTCTCGATTGA
- a CDS encoding ketoacyl-ACP synthase III, producing MPHAQIGPISVHLPEHVEDNATLKEQFPSWDLDLIAEKTGIQQRHIAKPDETAADLAVHACEQLFERENLDRSTIDFVLLCTQTPDYPLPTTACLLQDRLGLRTQCGAIDFNLGCSGFVYGTAMADGLIRTGVAKNVLLVTAETYSKYIDENDRSLRTIFGDAAAATLITPADQPSLWGYQFGSDGSGADMLIVGNGGSRPAEDAIPPRHRKRWKSRLYMDGPSLINFTVEAIPRLVDEILAENGLSDDKIGHYLFHQATWKMLDQLRKRMDISPERLPVDLEDVGNTVSCTLPILIDRMRRRDELIRDATNVLVGFGVGLSWGGCLWQDQYRDQS from the coding sequence GTGCCTCACGCCCAGATTGGTCCCATCTCGGTGCATCTTCCAGAACATGTGGAAGACAATGCGACGCTGAAGGAACAGTTCCCCTCGTGGGACCTAGACTTGATCGCGGAAAAGACGGGCATCCAGCAACGGCACATTGCGAAGCCGGACGAAACCGCGGCGGATTTGGCAGTTCATGCGTGCGAGCAATTGTTCGAACGCGAAAATCTGGATCGGTCGACGATCGATTTCGTGCTGCTGTGCACCCAGACACCCGACTACCCACTGCCGACCACCGCGTGCTTGCTGCAGGATCGACTTGGGCTTCGGACGCAGTGCGGTGCGATTGACTTCAATCTTGGCTGCAGCGGGTTCGTCTACGGCACCGCGATGGCAGACGGTTTGATCCGGACTGGCGTCGCGAAGAATGTTTTGCTGGTCACGGCGGAAACCTACAGCAAATACATCGATGAAAATGATCGCAGTCTGCGGACGATCTTCGGGGACGCTGCCGCAGCAACCTTGATCACTCCCGCCGACCAGCCTTCCCTGTGGGGATATCAGTTCGGCAGTGATGGCAGCGGCGCCGACATGCTAATCGTCGGAAACGGCGGCAGCCGTCCGGCGGAAGATGCCATTCCGCCACGTCACCGCAAACGCTGGAAGAGCCGGCTGTACATGGACGGCCCCAGCTTGATCAACTTCACCGTTGAGGCCATCCCAAGGTTGGTTGACGAAATTTTGGCGGAAAACGGGTTGTCGGACGACAAGATTGGCCATTACCTGTTCCACCAGGCCACTTGGAAGATGCTGGATCAGCTTCGGAAGCGGATGGACATTTCCCCGGAAAGGCTGCCGGTCGATCTGGAAGATGTTGGAAATACAGTATCCTGCACGTTGCCCATTTTGATCGACCGAATGCGACGGCGCGACGAACTGATTCGAGACGCAACCAATGTCCTGGTGGGCTTCGGTGTTGGACTGTCTTGGGGCGGGTGCCTCTGGCAAGATCAATACCGAGACCAGTCCTGA
- the tig gene encoding trigger factor: MSTSFDTDSTPAEDAAVPVKDPLQLNMEVTKPHACLREVVVTIPRGEVDRYMKDAYDELVPEAQVPGFRAGRAPRKLVEKQFKDRIEDRVKGSLLMDSLAKVTEDAEFSAIGEPDFEYESIELPEKGEFKYQFSIEVRPEFDTPDWKKLELKKPVETISEEDVDAALQRVLSRYASLEASDAPAELGDRLLITAKFTDGDKTISEMEEEHVTLASRLSLSDAVCENFGELMKDCKEGDSVTAKVKLGEGHANEEMQGKEVDATFTVVEVMKEQLPELTAEFLDELGEFENESELREFVRSSLERQANFRTEQAMRGSIIEKLLDSADFELPPTLVRRQMKRELDRKVLEFRRSGFDDDMIRRFVNASKQNMQQGTESSLREHFILEQIADEEKVDAEPQEYETEIQLIAEQSDSSPRRVRARLEKTGQMDALRNQIVERKVIEMISEAATVTDEPVEKEAEEKNEEFAIDHEVLPTKDHEAIPAAKYDDNTPKGAEPEDKQEKEKD; encoded by the coding sequence ATGTCCACGTCTTTCGACACCGATTCCACGCCCGCCGAAGACGCGGCTGTTCCCGTCAAAGACCCGCTGCAGTTGAACATGGAGGTTACCAAACCTCATGCCTGTTTGCGGGAGGTCGTTGTCACCATCCCACGTGGCGAAGTGGATCGCTACATGAAGGACGCGTACGACGAATTGGTTCCTGAAGCTCAGGTTCCCGGGTTCCGTGCCGGTCGTGCACCACGCAAGTTGGTTGAAAAGCAATTCAAAGACCGCATCGAAGATCGCGTCAAAGGTTCGCTGTTGATGGACAGCTTGGCCAAAGTCACCGAGGACGCTGAGTTCTCGGCGATCGGCGAACCCGACTTCGAATACGAGTCGATTGAGTTGCCCGAAAAAGGTGAATTCAAATATCAGTTCAGCATTGAAGTCCGACCTGAGTTTGACACTCCGGATTGGAAGAAACTGGAACTGAAGAAGCCCGTCGAAACGATCTCCGAAGAAGACGTCGACGCCGCACTCCAACGCGTCCTCTCACGCTACGCTTCGCTGGAAGCCAGCGACGCACCCGCCGAGCTCGGCGATCGTTTGTTGATCACCGCGAAATTCACCGACGGTGACAAAACCATCTCCGAGATGGAAGAAGAGCATGTCACGTTGGCGAGCCGCCTCAGTCTTTCCGATGCAGTTTGCGAAAACTTCGGCGAACTGATGAAGGATTGCAAAGAAGGCGACTCAGTGACCGCCAAGGTCAAACTGGGTGAAGGTCACGCCAACGAAGAAATGCAAGGCAAAGAAGTCGACGCAACCTTCACGGTTGTCGAAGTCATGAAAGAGCAGTTGCCCGAACTGACTGCTGAATTCCTCGACGAGTTGGGCGAGTTCGAAAACGAAAGCGAACTTCGCGAATTCGTGCGTTCGTCGCTGGAGCGTCAAGCCAATTTCCGCACCGAGCAAGCGATGCGTGGCAGCATCATCGAGAAGTTGCTGGATTCAGCAGATTTCGAATTGCCACCAACCTTGGTTCGTCGCCAAATGAAACGAGAACTCGACCGCAAGGTTCTTGAGTTCCGTCGCAGCGGTTTTGATGACGACATGATTCGTCGCTTCGTCAACGCCAGCAAGCAAAACATGCAACAAGGAACCGAGTCCTCGTTGCGTGAGCACTTCATCCTTGAGCAAATCGCCGACGAAGAAAAGGTCGACGCTGAACCTCAAGAGTACGAGACTGAAATCCAGTTGATCGCCGAGCAAAGTGATTCATCGCCACGTCGTGTGCGTGCTCGCTTGGAAAAGACCGGTCAAATGGATGCTCTTCGCAATCAGATCGTTGAACGCAAGGTCATTGAAATGATCTCCGAAGCAGCGACCGTCACCGATGAGCCGGTGGAAAAAGAAGCTGAGGAGAAGAACGAAGAGTTCGCCATCGATCACGAAGTGTTGCCAACCAAGGATCACGAAGCGATCCCAGCAGCCAAGTACGATGACAACACTCCGAAGGGTGCTGAACCTGAAGACAAACAGGAAAAAGAAAAGGACTGA
- a CDS encoding crotonobetainyl-CoA--carnitine CoA-transferase, producing MSWTLSKNRRSSDLSFAPRNQFGRRVIAVRFLAAWAMIAAMACVGVSDASAQSCGCGEPACGLESATCDCEPACGLEPACGCEAPLAFPALRARSSVSCGCETECSCSVEPECGAEPLCGVQPFFASEPSCGFDVACGCESVGCSGCSKPDSGGFLGRHKVQKCNPIYQTLDLAACGVERVFEVGAFLVHGKRCHRACESECQTCSHCESSAGAMYSHEVHAYGHHQVIEAPVVMESRGMPPTSSQSVTEVTPYAQRKPSMQGIPTPAPQHRNVPLTDGPKTTIRKSAPGLPSIPKPVPAEAAPSRNSKGRAGSLFDEMRNPFEDDSANLSKRRVQVRQTSFNGGEPEGLRRIPRPVRKAATQPTEADDFADYFRK from the coding sequence ATGTCTTGGACCCTTTCAAAAAATCGACGTTCGTCTGATTTGAGTTTCGCTCCCCGCAATCAATTCGGCAGGCGAGTGATCGCTGTTCGTTTCTTGGCCGCGTGGGCAATGATCGCCGCTATGGCCTGCGTTGGCGTCAGCGACGCGTCGGCTCAATCTTGCGGCTGCGGCGAACCCGCCTGCGGACTGGAATCGGCAACTTGCGATTGCGAACCGGCCTGTGGTTTGGAGCCCGCCTGCGGATGCGAAGCTCCCTTGGCTTTCCCCGCCCTGCGAGCACGCTCGAGTGTTTCCTGCGGCTGCGAAACGGAATGCTCTTGCAGCGTCGAACCGGAATGCGGTGCAGAACCTCTGTGTGGCGTACAGCCCTTTTTCGCCAGCGAACCGAGCTGCGGTTTCGATGTGGCCTGTGGCTGTGAGTCAGTCGGATGCTCCGGTTGCAGCAAACCCGACAGCGGCGGTTTCTTGGGACGCCACAAAGTGCAGAAGTGCAACCCGATCTATCAAACGCTGGATCTCGCCGCCTGTGGCGTGGAACGCGTCTTTGAAGTCGGCGCGTTCTTGGTTCACGGAAAACGTTGTCATCGCGCATGCGAATCGGAATGCCAGACCTGCAGCCACTGCGAATCGTCAGCGGGTGCAATGTATAGCCACGAAGTTCATGCTTATGGCCATCATCAAGTGATCGAAGCTCCGGTTGTGATGGAATCTCGCGGAATGCCGCCGACGTCGAGCCAAAGCGTGACCGAAGTGACGCCCTATGCGCAACGAAAACCGAGCATGCAAGGAATCCCAACTCCGGCACCTCAGCACCGGAATGTTCCGCTCACCGACGGGCCGAAGACCACGATTCGCAAATCGGCTCCTGGATTGCCATCGATTCCGAAGCCAGTTCCAGCTGAAGCGGCTCCGAGTCGCAACTCGAAGGGACGCGCGGGATCGCTGTTCGACGAAATGCGAAATCCGTTCGAAGATGATTCGGCCAATCTCAGCAAGCGTCGGGTTCAGGTTCGCCAGACTTCGTTCAATGGCGGGGAACCTGAGGGGCTTCGTCGAATCCCACGTCCGGTTCGCAAAGCGGCAACGCAGCCAACCGAAGCGGATGACTTTGCCGACTACTTCCGAAAGTAG
- a CDS encoding YqgE/AlgH family protein produces MKTSQNCTGCFLIASPYLHDGNFFRSVVLIIRHTHEGAFGVVINRAGPQRFGDVIAMSDPSWQVASGADSSSPTASPDNSSTTSDSGDKDDATPDLQIHSDQIYLGGPVNGPVLALHNIAGIGDPCGADVSEGAGNDPAGSKTQLHDHPAEPWGSMSIQWADVPAWVTSDEDHLRLLARRDDAKLRFVVGYSGWGPMQLENELDEGGWLITPADTESIFGPCEEVWEKLVHRCGQAIMKDLTPDVPFPTEQQGFDPGVN; encoded by the coding sequence ATGAAAACATCCCAGAATTGCACCGGTTGCTTCCTGATCGCGTCACCGTATTTGCACGATGGCAATTTCTTTCGATCCGTGGTGCTGATCATCCGGCACACGCACGAAGGTGCCTTCGGCGTGGTGATCAACCGTGCCGGGCCCCAACGATTTGGCGACGTCATCGCAATGAGCGATCCGTCATGGCAAGTCGCCAGCGGCGCGGACTCCAGTTCACCGACGGCTTCGCCAGACAACTCGTCGACGACGAGTGACTCCGGAGACAAAGACGACGCCACGCCGGACCTTCAAATTCACTCGGATCAAATTTACTTGGGCGGACCAGTCAACGGCCCCGTGCTGGCTTTGCACAACATCGCTGGCATCGGCGATCCTTGCGGCGCCGACGTCAGTGAAGGTGCCGGCAACGATCCTGCTGGCTCAAAGACTCAGCTTCATGATCATCCTGCGGAACCCTGGGGGTCGATGTCGATCCAGTGGGCGGATGTTCCGGCTTGGGTGACCTCGGACGAGGATCACTTGCGACTGCTGGCTCGCCGCGATGACGCAAAGTTGCGATTCGTCGTCGGCTACTCCGGTTGGGGACCAATGCAACTGGAAAACGAACTGGATGAAGGTGGCTGGCTGATCACGCCCGCTGACACGGAATCTATCTTTGGCCCGTGCGAAGAGGTTTGGGAAAAGCTGGTGCACCGTTGTGGCCAAGCGATCATGAAGGACCTGACTCCGGACGTCCCGTTTCCCACCGAGCAACAGGGTTTTGACCCGGGTGTGAACTGA
- a CDS encoding metallophosphoesterase family protein encodes MARHVIGDIHGCAKALRSMIQELSPTADDELIFLGDYIDRGPDSRDVVEQLITLQSTCKVVPLRGNHEWMLQSVVSRGMDDAMWLRSGGKATVTSYGGSIGRIPKDHLAFFESLLPCYETENEIFVHAMYDPSCEVVSQSDELTYWTHLPPSLPAPHQSGKRVYVGHTPQPTGEVLRHTHLVCMDTYCFGGGYLSAMELESETVLQVDRHGHIRRVPIERIAMLMKGCVQWFQGRKP; translated from the coding sequence ATGGCTCGTCACGTGATCGGCGACATCCACGGGTGCGCGAAAGCGCTCCGATCGATGATCCAAGAACTATCGCCGACCGCCGACGACGAGCTGATTTTCCTGGGCGACTACATCGACCGTGGCCCCGACTCTCGCGACGTCGTCGAGCAATTGATCACTCTGCAATCGACGTGCAAGGTTGTTCCATTGCGAGGAAACCATGAGTGGATGCTGCAGAGCGTGGTTTCGCGCGGCATGGACGATGCCATGTGGCTTCGCAGCGGCGGCAAAGCAACCGTGACCAGTTACGGCGGTTCAATCGGAAGGATCCCGAAGGACCACCTGGCGTTCTTCGAATCGCTGCTTCCGTGCTACGAAACCGAAAACGAGATTTTCGTCCATGCGATGTACGACCCGAGTTGCGAGGTCGTGTCGCAGAGTGACGAGTTGACCTATTGGACTCACCTTCCGCCCAGTCTGCCGGCGCCGCATCAAAGCGGAAAACGCGTTTACGTTGGGCACACGCCGCAACCAACCGGCGAAGTGCTCCGGCACACCCACTTGGTCTGCATGGACACGTATTGCTTCGGCGGCGGCTACCTCTCCGCGATGGAACTGGAATCCGAAACGGTTCTTCAGGTGGATCGCCACGGCCACATTCGCCGCGTTCCCATTGAGCGAATCGCGATGCTGATGAAAGGTTGCGTCCAGTGGTTTCAGGGCCGGAAACCTTAG
- a CDS encoding (5-formylfuran-3-yl)methyl phosphate synthase, translating into MPSTNEAGPIRVGASDSFDPELLVSVRDIEEAETAVSAGVSIVDFKEPSRGALAACDPKVWNEAAKQFAAAMPEDRHIRLSAALGESDSGPELGSLVPPEFSFAKVGPSGCSTAQKLSSLWGSIRLPQSVELVPVAYADHVASGTICPEQVLELVIKSGQRRMLVDTFIKDGRTLIDHFAIEQMRSLVSMAHCHGVWLAMAGSIRLREMQSLVTTGVRPDCWGVRGDVCDHRDRSGRLDPERIGLWQNAMALQAS; encoded by the coding sequence GTGCCCTCGACAAACGAGGCTGGCCCCATCCGAGTGGGAGCGTCTGATTCATTCGATCCTGAATTGCTCGTCAGCGTGCGGGATATAGAGGAGGCCGAAACTGCCGTCTCTGCAGGTGTCAGCATTGTGGATTTCAAAGAACCTTCGCGAGGAGCACTGGCGGCTTGCGACCCGAAGGTTTGGAACGAGGCAGCCAAGCAATTCGCAGCAGCGATGCCTGAAGACCGCCACATTCGACTGTCGGCGGCACTGGGCGAATCGGACTCGGGCCCGGAACTGGGCTCGCTCGTTCCACCAGAGTTCTCTTTTGCGAAGGTCGGTCCGAGCGGGTGCTCGACAGCACAAAAACTCAGTTCCCTATGGGGTTCGATTCGATTGCCACAATCGGTGGAACTGGTGCCGGTCGCTTATGCGGATCACGTTGCCTCAGGAACGATCTGCCCTGAACAAGTTCTTGAGCTGGTGATCAAATCAGGGCAGCGTCGAATGCTGGTCGATACGTTCATCAAGGACGGGCGAACACTGATCGACCATTTCGCGATCGAACAAATGAGATCGCTGGTGAGCATGGCACACTGCCACGGAGTCTGGTTGGCGATGGCGGGGTCGATCCGGCTACGCGAGATGCAGTCGCTGGTCACCACGGGCGTGCGTCCGGATTGCTGGGGCGTCCGCGGAGACGTTTGCGATCATCGCGATCGATCTGGGCGGCTGGATCCGGAAAGAATCGGATTGTGGCAAAACGCGATGGCTCTTCAAGCGAGCTGA
- a CDS encoding DUF1570 domain-containing protein, with protein sequence MARRHFFVDWLAKSQQASLLKSSFSLDFFVVVRRTVLILFASLMTWAGPVGPEAHGDVITFNDGADDSAPTERTIDAEILVEAADGGVLARCDAGKLWTIQPDMIVQRTKQPAGPPIDQETMARRMLDELPKGFQVYRTANYLLLHQGNEAYARDCGVLFEQLHRGFFTYWKNQHVDLEEPRYPLVALVLANHDEFLKYASQEIGETAKSVIGYYHLESNRMTTFRVPNIERNIATIIHEATHQLAYNCGLQTRFADNPMWVSEGLAMFFESPDFSNPRGWRGIGRVNAVNLGRFRRYLSSRPADSLATLLSDDSRFRSVSTAEDAYGESWALTYFLLKTQRKEFVSYLQKLSESKPLDERTPRERIEDFESSMDMNLEQLDRKFVTYMRRVR encoded by the coding sequence ATGGCCCGTCGCCATTTTTTTGTGGATTGGCTTGCGAAGTCTCAGCAAGCCAGTCTGCTTAAATCATCGTTCTCGTTGGACTTTTTTGTTGTGGTAAGACGCACCGTATTGATCCTTTTTGCTTCGCTGATGACTTGGGCTGGCCCGGTCGGTCCGGAAGCGCATGGGGACGTCATCACATTTAATGACGGTGCAGACGATTCCGCTCCAACAGAACGAACCATCGACGCGGAGATCTTGGTCGAGGCTGCCGACGGCGGGGTGCTGGCGCGTTGCGACGCCGGCAAGCTGTGGACGATCCAGCCGGACATGATCGTCCAACGAACGAAGCAACCCGCGGGTCCGCCGATCGATCAAGAGACGATGGCTCGTCGGATGCTGGATGAGTTGCCAAAGGGTTTTCAGGTTTACCGGACTGCAAATTACTTGCTGCTTCATCAAGGCAACGAAGCCTACGCGAGAGATTGCGGGGTTCTGTTCGAACAACTGCACCGTGGCTTCTTCACGTACTGGAAAAACCAACACGTAGATCTTGAGGAACCTCGGTATCCGCTGGTGGCATTGGTGCTCGCCAACCACGATGAATTCCTGAAATACGCGAGCCAAGAGATCGGCGAAACGGCGAAAAGCGTCATCGGTTACTACCACTTGGAAAGCAACCGAATGACAACTTTTCGGGTGCCCAACATCGAACGCAACATCGCGACGATCATTCACGAAGCGACACATCAATTGGCGTACAACTGCGGGTTGCAAACTCGATTCGCAGACAACCCGATGTGGGTCAGCGAAGGTCTGGCGATGTTTTTCGAATCCCCTGATTTCAGCAACCCGCGCGGATGGCGTGGAATCGGTCGCGTCAACGCAGTCAATCTTGGCCGCTTTCGGCGCTACCTTTCATCCCGCCCCGCGGATTCTCTCGCGACCCTCCTGTCGGACGATTCACGATTTCGTTCCGTCTCAACGGCGGAAGATGCCTACGGCGAGTCCTGGGCGCTGACGTATTTCCTATTGAAGACACAGCGAAAAGAGTTTGTGTCTTATCTGCAGAAACTCAGTGAGTCCAAACCGCTCGACGAGCGAACGCCTCGGGAAAGAATCGAGGACTTTGAAAGTTCCATGGACATGAATCTGGAACAGCTCGATCGCAAGTTTGTTACCTACATGCGACGCGTTCGCTAG